A single region of the Oceanicola sp. 502str15 genome encodes:
- a CDS encoding exo-alpha-sialidase, which produces MKSIEIGCRPNRRKVLTAALSIGVASMLPGFALAASDGDPAALAFDGDTILLARGGLFVSDNGGRTWTATETPGNVLSLATHRDRPGRVVAGLAKGGVSISEDGGASWRVSDAGLPDGEINAVAIASRNPDMIYASVRGDGLWKSEDAGATWSLAMDRPWLDDAERDPLALASVELETGMGGIWIYAGTEVGLARVPDCFCRWQDVRPGNAMDSLVAGEAPPSEAPLPGGEPILSLASAPSAPEVMYAALPSGLWASQDGGVIWQKRASNAATTVAVHSRNETYIAALLGGILKISRDGGATWIETGER; this is translated from the coding sequence TTGAAGTCGATTGAGATTGGATGTCGGCCAAACCGGCGCAAGGTACTCACCGCGGCACTCAGTATCGGCGTCGCTTCGATGTTGCCGGGGTTCGCACTCGCGGCGAGCGATGGTGATCCAGCGGCTCTTGCCTTTGATGGCGATACCATCCTGCTGGCGAGAGGAGGGCTGTTCGTCAGTGATAATGGCGGCCGGACTTGGACCGCGACAGAAACACCGGGGAACGTGCTGTCGCTGGCGACCCATCGCGACCGGCCCGGCCGTGTGGTCGCAGGGTTGGCCAAGGGCGGTGTCAGCATTTCCGAAGATGGGGGCGCTTCGTGGCGCGTCAGCGACGCTGGGCTGCCTGACGGAGAGATCAATGCCGTTGCCATCGCCTCGCGGAACCCGGACATGATCTATGCCTCGGTTCGCGGCGACGGGTTGTGGAAGAGCGAGGACGCCGGTGCAACCTGGTCGCTCGCCATGGACCGCCCTTGGCTCGACGACGCAGAGCGCGATCCTCTTGCTCTGGCTTCGGTCGAGCTTGAGACCGGCATGGGCGGTATCTGGATCTATGCGGGCACCGAGGTTGGCCTTGCGCGGGTGCCCGATTGCTTTTGTCGCTGGCAGGACGTGCGGCCAGGCAACGCGATGGACTCATTGGTTGCGGGTGAAGCCCCACCGTCCGAAGCGCCATTGCCAGGCGGTGAACCGATCCTGTCGCTGGCCAGCGCCCCCTCGGCGCCGGAAGTGATGTATGCCGCGCTGCCTTCGGGCCTCTGGGCATCGCAGGACGGCGGAGTCATCTGGCAAAAGCGGGCCAGCAATGCTGCGACCACTGTTGCGGTTCATTCAAGAAACGAGACCTACATCGCTGCCCTGTTGGGCGGCATCTTGAAAATCAGCCGTGACGGCGGCGCAACCTGGATCGAAACTGGAGAACGATGA
- a CDS encoding DUF411 domain-containing protein, protein MENRVQRRNALGLIGSGIVGMVGLTTSAWAQATDDVAPGLAGSERQITIWRDPGCGCCDAYGDYLEEHGFTVTRVDDRDFDKRSVEVGVPAQGIGCHLAEIDGYYVSGLVPVDIIERLLETRPAITGITLPGMPANAPGMAAVKSGTLRTYAFGPEGISIYADE, encoded by the coding sequence ATGGAAAATAGGGTGCAGAGAAGAAACGCGCTTGGTCTGATTGGCAGCGGCATTGTCGGAATGGTGGGCCTGACCACATCGGCCTGGGCGCAAGCGACAGACGATGTGGCACCCGGTCTGGCGGGCAGCGAAAGGCAGATCACCATCTGGCGCGATCCGGGCTGCGGCTGCTGTGATGCCTATGGGGATTATCTCGAAGAACACGGCTTTACCGTAACGCGTGTGGATGACCGCGACTTCGACAAACGCTCGGTCGAAGTCGGTGTGCCCGCCCAGGGCATCGGCTGCCACTTGGCCGAGATCGACGGCTACTATGTCAGCGGTCTCGTCCCCGTCGACATCATCGAGCGGCTGCTGGAAACCCGTCCGGCGATAACGGGTATCACCTTGCCGGGAATGCCCGCGAATGCACCCGGGATGGCTGCGGTCAAGTCAGGCACGCTAAGGACCTACGCCTTTGGCCCGGAAGGAATCTCAATCTATGCCGATGAATAA
- a CDS encoding c-type cytochrome, whose protein sequence is MNKGPKNRLAKGTVRRSVHLAALVSTLAATGLVVLAQSEPVDPRVEGLTFLGEPVLAAEVTAGQRLYADNCASCHGANLEGQPDWRRRLDTGRMPAPPHDDTGHTWHHSDRMLFQITKGGVGAVVPGYESDMPAFGEDLTDAEIAAILVYIKSTWPERQREFQAEVSANDTGG, encoded by the coding sequence ATGAATAAGGGGCCAAAGAACCGACTGGCGAAGGGTACGGTCAGGCGGTCAGTGCACCTCGCTGCCCTAGTGTCCACGCTCGCGGCCACCGGCCTCGTGGTGCTGGCCCAATCGGAACCGGTGGACCCGCGTGTCGAGGGACTGACGTTTTTGGGAGAGCCCGTGCTTGCAGCCGAGGTCACGGCAGGGCAACGGCTTTATGCGGACAACTGCGCCAGTTGCCATGGTGCGAACCTCGAAGGCCAGCCCGATTGGCGTCGTCGTCTTGACACGGGAAGAATGCCGGCCCCGCCGCATGATGACACAGGCCACACCTGGCACCATTCAGACCGCATGCTTTTTCAGATCACTAAAGGCGGGGTCGGGGCCGTCGTGCCGGGATACGAGAGCGACATGCCGGCCTTCGGAGAGGATCTGACAGACGCAGAGATCGCGGCTATCCTCGTCTACATCAAGAGCACCTGGCCTGAGCGACAACGTGAGTTCCAAGCCGAAGTTTCGGCCAATGACACGGGCGGGTGA
- a CDS encoding L,D-transpeptidase: MLTRRHFIQTTTALFSATVANPVFADSWPTEAQKAEWDAQVSPPGFDPATSNPWGLHPRFLPQRVDAKDGLVPGDIHVDAVARYLYHIEEGGTAMRYGVAIARGNLYEPGVYNIKRKVRWPHWTPTQNMIERDPENARWADGMEPGPQNALGSRALYLYVGDRDTYLRIHGTPYPRSIGGRASSGCVRMVMAHINELYPNVEIGSTAHLYSAEDSVTARS, encoded by the coding sequence ATGCTGACAAGACGACACTTCATTCAAACGACAACAGCGCTCTTTTCGGCGACTGTGGCCAACCCTGTGTTTGCCGATAGCTGGCCCACCGAGGCGCAGAAGGCTGAATGGGACGCGCAAGTCAGCCCGCCCGGCTTCGATCCGGCCACGTCAAACCCTTGGGGACTACACCCACGTTTCTTGCCTCAGCGTGTGGACGCGAAGGACGGCCTCGTGCCGGGAGACATCCATGTCGATGCGGTCGCGCGGTATCTCTACCACATTGAGGAGGGTGGAACCGCGATGCGCTACGGCGTGGCGATCGCGCGGGGCAACCTCTACGAGCCAGGTGTTTATAACATCAAGCGCAAGGTCAGGTGGCCGCACTGGACGCCGACACAGAATATGATCGAGCGGGATCCCGAAAACGCAAGATGGGCCGACGGAATGGAACCCGGGCCTCAAAACGCCTTGGGATCGCGGGCGCTCTATCTCTATGTCGGTGATCGCGACACCTATCTTCGGATACACGGCACACCCTATCCGAGAAGCATCGGCGGTCGTGCGAGTTCGGGTTGCGTGCGGATGGTTATGGCACACATCAACGAGCTTTATCCGAACGTCGAGATCGGATCGACAGCACATCTTTATTCGGCTGAGGACAGCGTTACCGCGAGAAGTTGA
- a CDS encoding cation-translocating P-type ATPase: MPSDTHRHDHDHAEDAQTSGGSCCGSAGTCGDIVPTTPAPAGGRSFQVSGLDCAEEVAILNKVVGPKIGGAEHLAFDIINGRMTILDSAKSVSDGEVAELVASTGMTAKPWDAENASVDQAAHLARQRLFTALSGGFWAAGFLWHIIETGMGGALGLFAGHGEAPMPLVEAGLFAVAILFGVWLVAPKAWSSARRLSPDMNLLMVVAVAGAIGLGEFFEAATVAFFFSLSLFLESWSVGRARNAVSALLDLAPPTARILYDDGSEADVPASAVAINARFVVRGGDRIPLDGEVVDGAGAVDQAPITGESALVPKERGDDVYAGTINGEGTLTVRATKAASDTVLAKIIRMVGDAHARRAPVEQWVAKFARIYTPIVMALAIAIALLPPLIFGGAWDYWFYNALVLLVIACPCALVISTPVSIVAALTASARAGVLIKGGAYVEAPGKTTALAMDKTGTITMGEPEVAAVHPLGKASAQDLMTLAAGLEARSSHPLARAILARAEADGINVSAAEDTRTVPGRGLEGRTDGRSIWLGSDRFAEEKGFGDAIPKDLRDRIEGAGSTLVAVGDDTGVTGILELRDRIRPDAKGIVAQLHAQGVKTIVMLTGDNERTARAVAAEVGIDEVRAELLPEDKVTAIEELVETHDMVAMIGDGVNDAPAMARAHYAIAMGAVGSDAAIETADIALMTDDLGKVPWLIGHSRRTMSIIHQNIGISLATKGVFVVATAFGLASMWGAIAADVGVSLLVVANALRLLNSQEAKAPPSGGEQVGEGLAKGALAHGH, translated from the coding sequence ATGCCGTCCGACACCCATCGTCACGACCACGATCACGCCGAAGATGCCCAGACAAGCGGCGGCAGCTGCTGCGGGAGCGCCGGAACGTGCGGCGACATCGTTCCGACGACGCCCGCGCCAGCGGGCGGGCGCAGTTTTCAGGTGTCCGGCCTCGATTGCGCCGAGGAGGTAGCAATCCTGAACAAGGTGGTCGGCCCGAAGATCGGCGGGGCCGAGCATCTCGCGTTCGACATCATCAATGGACGGATGACTATTCTCGACAGCGCCAAGAGTGTATCGGACGGCGAAGTTGCAGAGCTGGTCGCAAGCACCGGCATGACCGCCAAGCCCTGGGATGCCGAAAACGCGTCGGTCGACCAGGCGGCCCATCTTGCACGCCAGCGGCTGTTTACGGCGCTCAGTGGCGGCTTCTGGGCCGCGGGATTTCTGTGGCACATCATCGAGACCGGCATGGGGGGGGCACTCGGCCTCTTCGCAGGGCACGGCGAAGCGCCGATGCCACTGGTCGAGGCAGGGCTATTCGCGGTTGCGATCCTGTTCGGTGTTTGGCTCGTGGCGCCCAAGGCATGGTCGTCCGCACGGCGGCTGTCGCCCGACATGAACCTGCTCATGGTAGTCGCAGTCGCGGGTGCAATTGGCCTCGGCGAATTTTTCGAGGCGGCGACGGTTGCGTTCTTCTTCTCGCTCTCGCTTTTCCTCGAAAGCTGGAGCGTCGGGCGTGCGAGGAATGCGGTTTCAGCTCTGCTGGACCTGGCGCCGCCGACGGCAAGAATTCTTTATGATGACGGTTCGGAAGCGGACGTACCGGCTTCCGCGGTTGCTATCAACGCACGTTTCGTCGTGCGCGGCGGAGACCGCATCCCATTGGATGGTGAGGTTGTCGATGGGGCAGGGGCCGTCGATCAGGCGCCAATCACCGGAGAGAGTGCGCTGGTCCCAAAGGAACGGGGCGACGATGTCTATGCCGGTACGATCAACGGCGAAGGCACACTGACGGTGCGCGCCACGAAGGCCGCCTCGGACACCGTGTTGGCCAAGATTATCCGCATGGTCGGCGACGCCCATGCCCGCCGCGCGCCGGTGGAGCAGTGGGTGGCGAAATTTGCCCGCATCTACACGCCTATCGTCATGGCTCTCGCCATCGCAATTGCCCTGTTGCCGCCGCTCATTTTCGGTGGGGCCTGGGATTATTGGTTCTACAATGCACTCGTGCTGCTGGTGATCGCCTGCCCGTGTGCTCTGGTCATCTCGACACCGGTCTCCATCGTCGCTGCACTCACCGCCTCTGCGCGGGCGGGGGTGCTGATCAAGGGCGGTGCATATGTTGAGGCACCGGGCAAGACCACTGCATTGGCCATGGACAAGACCGGCACGATCACCATGGGCGAGCCCGAGGTGGCGGCGGTGCATCCGCTGGGCAAAGCATCGGCGCAAGATCTGATGACCCTCGCCGCTGGGCTGGAGGCACGTTCCTCGCATCCCTTGGCGCGTGCCATTCTCGCGCGGGCAGAAGCCGACGGCATCAATGTGTCCGCCGCGGAAGACACCCGAACCGTTCCCGGTAGGGGACTTGAAGGACGCACAGACGGCCGGTCGATCTGGCTAGGGTCCGACCGGTTTGCCGAGGAGAAGGGTTTCGGCGACGCCATTCCGAAGGATCTGCGCGACCGCATCGAAGGGGCTGGCAGCACCCTTGTTGCCGTGGGCGACGACACCGGCGTGACCGGCATCCTGGAATTGCGCGACCGTATCCGCCCCGACGCCAAGGGCATCGTGGCACAGCTCCACGCGCAAGGCGTGAAGACCATCGTCATGTTGACGGGCGACAACGAGCGGACAGCGCGCGCCGTTGCAGCCGAGGTCGGCATCGACGAGGTCCGTGCCGAGCTTTTGCCCGAAGACAAGGTGACAGCCATCGAAGAACTGGTCGAAACGCATGACATGGTGGCCATGATCGGCGACGGGGTGAACGACGCCCCCGCCATGGCGCGCGCGCATTACGCCATCGCGATGGGCGCTGTTGGTTCGGACGCGGCAATCGAGACGGCGGATATTGCCCTGATGACCGACGACCTCGGCAAGGTGCCTTGGCTGATCGGTCATTCGCGCCGGACAATGTCGATTATCCATCAGAACATCGGTATTTCCTTGGCGACCAAGGGCGTTTTCGTTGTCGCTACCGCGTTCGGACTGGCATCGATGTGGGGCGCTATTGCAGCCGACGTAGGAGTGTCATTGCTGGTGGTGGCCAACGCCCTGCGCCTGCTTAACAGCCAAGAGGCCAAGGCGCCGCCGTCCGGCGGTGAACAGGTTGGCGAAGGCTTGGCCAAAGGGGCGCTGGCACATGGTCATTGA
- a CDS encoding zf-TFIIB domain-containing protein — translation MSVKGRMMCPVCEVPLSMTDRQGIEIDFCPDCRGVWLDRGELDKIIERSAPDVAPQRVPEPRGYDDDRGYRRGKHGGGDGKHGYRRKSWLHELFD, via the coding sequence ATGAGCGTGAAGGGCAGGATGATGTGTCCGGTTTGCGAGGTGCCCTTGAGCATGACCGACCGCCAGGGGATCGAGATCGACTTCTGTCCCGATTGCCGGGGTGTCTGGCTCGACCGGGGCGAACTGGACAAGATCATCGAGCGTTCGGCACCCGATGTGGCGCCTCAGCGGGTGCCTGAGCCGCGCGGCTACGACGATGATCGCGGCTACCGGCGCGGAAAGCACGGCGGCGGCGACGGCAAGCACGGCTATCGGCGCAAATCCTGGCTTCACGAGTTGTTCGATTAA
- a CDS encoding murein L,D-transpeptidase family protein, translating into MKTIRFPRRAVLLGGLAAFLSGCASKFRSYGGPEVTRVRLYKGQRLLVLDGADRVLQTYPVGLGFAPEGHKQFEGDGRTPEGAYVVDKRNPDSTYHLSVGISYPNEADIAFAEAQGLSPGGDIFIHGGPRPGIDPTDVRDWTAGCIAVTDRQIEDIYAMVKDGTPIDIYA; encoded by the coding sequence GTGAAAACCATCCGATTTCCCCGCCGCGCCGTCCTGTTGGGCGGGTTGGCAGCGTTTTTGTCTGGCTGTGCCAGCAAGTTCCGCAGCTATGGCGGACCCGAGGTGACCCGTGTTCGGCTTTACAAGGGGCAGCGTTTGCTTGTTCTGGACGGAGCCGATCGCGTATTGCAAACCTATCCGGTCGGGCTGGGTTTCGCTCCTGAGGGTCACAAGCAATTCGAGGGAGACGGCCGGACCCCTGAGGGCGCTTACGTAGTCGATAAGCGCAACCCCGACAGTACGTATCATCTTTCGGTTGGCATCTCCTATCCGAATGAGGCCGACATAGCCTTCGCTGAAGCGCAGGGCCTTTCCCCCGGCGGCGACATCTTCATCCATGGTGGTCCACGCCCAGGGATCGACCCAACGGATGTCCGCGACTGGACAGCTGGCTGCATCGCGGTCACAGATCGGCAGATCGAGGACATCTATGCAATGGTGAAAGACGGAACACCGATCGACATCTACGCCTGA
- a CDS encoding cytochrome c oxidase assembly protein encodes MITNFFFLYDPFGYVLSPVSLIVVGLTVWLFLRGLKIHARCLGRVSGWRRTAFFVGLAAVLVATNGPLAPLGHSLFSVHQVEHLLLRLVGPLLIAVSQPWLGLQAGLKREWRRRLAAIGRARIPRFLAFPASATSLLIGALFVWQIPMIYALTQRIAAMEALAHLSMVLAGLWYFAMLFDLRDPPEGARRGARLMSGFVVIVSNIFLGSLTTLKEVPLYGSEIIAASGGRLRALADETIGGYVIWVPSSMVLIAAIILVLNGWNAAEERRWTSRYDLMRQSNAAALEFPETAEELRLKVEKPNRDMGRTLALGAFSMFMVVMITVVTIVYALG; translated from the coding sequence ATGATCACAAACTTCTTCTTTCTTTACGACCCTTTCGGCTATGTGCTGTCACCGGTGTCGCTCATTGTTGTCGGTCTTACAGTATGGCTGTTTTTGCGTGGGCTCAAAATACACGCTCGCTGTCTCGGAAGGGTTTCTGGTTGGCGTCGAACCGCCTTCTTTGTCGGCCTCGCGGCCGTCCTCGTCGCGACGAATGGGCCGCTCGCGCCATTGGGGCACAGTCTGTTTTCGGTACATCAGGTCGAGCATCTTCTTCTGCGACTGGTAGGACCGCTTCTTATCGCGGTTTCTCAGCCCTGGCTTGGCCTTCAAGCCGGATTGAAAAGGGAATGGCGCCGACGCCTTGCCGCGATTGGGCGTGCGCGTATCCCGCGATTCTTGGCGTTTCCTGCATCTGCCACCTCCTTGTTGATTGGTGCGCTTTTCGTCTGGCAGATCCCGATGATCTACGCCCTTACACAACGTATTGCGGCGATGGAAGCGCTGGCACATCTGTCTATGGTGCTTGCTGGGCTTTGGTACTTTGCTATGCTGTTCGATCTGCGTGATCCGCCTGAAGGAGCGCGGCGCGGCGCTCGGCTGATGTCAGGGTTCGTGGTGATCGTTTCCAACATCTTTCTGGGCTCCCTGACAACGCTCAAGGAGGTGCCCCTCTATGGATCAGAAATCATCGCAGCGAGCGGTGGTCGACTTCGCGCCCTGGCTGACGAGACAATCGGTGGCTACGTAATCTGGGTCCCGTCGTCGATGGTTCTCATCGCGGCAATCATTCTGGTGCTGAACGGCTGGAACGCGGCGGAGGAACGGCGCTGGACGTCCCGCTACGACCTGATGCGCCAATCGAATGCGGCGGCGCTCGAGTTTCCGGAAACCGCGGAGGAACTGCGTCTGAAAGTAGAGAAGCCGAACCGGGACATGGGCCGTACGCTCGCCCTTGGCGCATTCTCCATGTTCATGGTTGTCATGATTACCGTCGTGACCATCGTCTATGCCCTCGGATAG
- a CDS encoding penicillin acylase family protein, with protein MAICITASVGSGLVYFLLSASVPDYNEDFSVAGLGGPVDILRDASAIPHITASSAADVYFAIGFVHAQDRLGQLLRARRMAEASWPSDETLSVAPAVSDALESYAAGVNAWLELVSAGGRGRGSPELLIADERSIDAWTPGDSLRIARSFLNGLRPESARKGTPSLSSAIIPSDRPKVLELFATDPQQRLDAWAIDGDRTAAGTPILAADISGSLSLPSEWYLADLQFSTGPAIGATMPGVPFVIVGRNTRVAWAFRSLPVPDEEAPRGPSPVQAAGFLTMLELFTRSADATDAIGVAADMLPKGMEALAIDRETVARWPKEEAVRALSFRDIRLAELEARQSIFSTEGAIGVQRDTVSTVARTLLPLMAKELWFVQSRDSIEGTDANDLRRELLDRLASWNGDMDRYSPEPLLFWTWLRALQQRILKDEFPAAQQLWTRPNPNFLYAVLSDRRGSAIWCDIRLSSPRETCEEQVRVALDDALGWLVDRYGRDPSTWTWGEEHRLDMQWSPISSRGLLTDLLSLQAPISGDPFTQFLTSFGVEEDRPFLVSAGSNFQAVMSISEAAGSYYITPAGQSGHPLSRFYDNLFPSWIQDEYLAMSTDLSLARGGASGISRLTPATSDNPRMSEGQSE; from the coding sequence TTGGCGATCTGTATCACGGCATCGGTTGGTTCCGGGTTGGTCTATTTTCTGCTGAGCGCATCCGTTCCCGACTACAACGAGGACTTCTCGGTAGCAGGCTTAGGTGGACCGGTCGATATTCTGCGAGATGCCTCGGCAATCCCGCACATTACCGCGAGTTCCGCCGCGGATGTCTATTTCGCGATCGGCTTCGTTCATGCGCAAGACCGACTCGGTCAGCTGTTAAGGGCAAGGCGAATGGCCGAAGCTTCTTGGCCATCCGATGAGACATTGTCCGTTGCGCCAGCGGTCTCAGACGCGCTCGAATCCTATGCCGCCGGCGTCAATGCGTGGCTCGAGCTGGTGTCGGCGGGAGGGCGCGGCAGAGGCTCGCCGGAACTGTTGATCGCAGACGAACGGTCGATCGATGCCTGGACACCTGGCGATAGCCTGAGGATTGCCCGGTCTTTTCTGAATGGCCTGCGACCGGAAAGCGCACGGAAAGGAACGCCGAGCTTATCAAGTGCAATTATACCGTCGGATCGACCAAAAGTGCTCGAACTATTTGCGACTGATCCGCAGCAGCGCCTCGATGCATGGGCGATAGACGGTGACCGAACCGCTGCCGGGACACCAATTCTCGCCGCCGATATCAGCGGTTCCCTGTCGCTGCCCTCGGAATGGTATCTCGCCGATCTTCAGTTTTCGACAGGGCCGGCCATAGGGGCCACGATGCCGGGCGTACCTTTCGTTATTGTCGGTCGCAATACGCGCGTCGCCTGGGCCTTCCGGTCACTTCCCGTGCCAGACGAGGAGGCACCAAGGGGGCCGTCACCCGTGCAGGCGGCAGGTTTCCTGACGATGCTGGAGCTGTTCACGCGTTCGGCCGACGCGACCGATGCCATCGGAGTTGCCGCAGACATGTTGCCGAAAGGCATGGAGGCATTGGCCATTGACCGAGAGACCGTTGCCCGATGGCCAAAAGAGGAAGCCGTACGAGCGTTGTCATTTCGCGACATTCGACTGGCGGAGCTTGAAGCGCGGCAATCGATCTTCTCGACTGAAGGCGCCATCGGTGTTCAAAGGGACACCGTAAGTACCGTGGCGCGAACCCTGCTGCCCCTGATGGCGAAGGAGCTTTGGTTCGTGCAGTCCAGAGACAGCATCGAAGGCACCGATGCGAACGACCTTCGTCGTGAACTACTGGACAGGCTTGCGTCGTGGAATGGCGACATGGATCGCTATTCACCGGAACCTCTGCTGTTCTGGACTTGGCTCCGGGCTTTGCAGCAGCGCATTTTGAAAGACGAATTTCCGGCAGCGCAGCAACTCTGGACCCGTCCGAACCCGAACTTTCTTTATGCGGTACTCAGCGATCGTCGCGGTAGCGCAATCTGGTGCGACATCCGCCTATCCTCACCTCGCGAGACATGCGAGGAGCAGGTTCGCGTGGCCCTGGATGATGCCCTTGGCTGGCTGGTCGATCGATATGGGCGCGATCCCTCGACGTGGACCTGGGGGGAGGAGCATAGATTGGACATGCAGTGGTCGCCGATCAGTTCACGTGGGTTGCTGACCGACCTGCTGTCCCTTCAAGCGCCGATTTCAGGCGATCCGTTTACGCAATTCTTGACATCATTTGGTGTTGAAGAAGACCGTCCATTCCTTGTGAGTGCCGGAAGCAATTTTCAGGCGGTCATGTCGATATCGGAAGCAGCGGGATCATACTACATCACGCCCGCCGGACAGTCGGGACATCCGCTATCTCGATTCTACGACAATCTCTTTCCCTCGTGGATACAAGACGAATACCTCGCCATGTCGACCGATCTGTCACTGGCCCGTGGCGGCGCTTCCGGGATCTCGCGGCTCACACCGGCTACCTCCGACAACCCTCGGATGAGCGAGGGCCAGAGCGAATGA
- the lnt gene encoding apolipoprotein N-acyltransferase, with amino-acid sequence MDQRAAFDQVVKPKILNRIALRHRLLSRMTLGFAAGALTVLTFPPFSLLLLVPVAYSAFFVGLCDLSLGRAFLVGWAFGLGQFGFGISWIAESFYVEAERFGAMAIPAVAGLSAGLAIFPAIAAALFAEIARRGALGSLLACLLFTTSWTATEWLRGHVLTGFPWNLAGYALADYAALRQTAAWVGSYGLSFLSVFVAALPGAAVMTSGRQRLTVSLMALAGIATMWAVGTLRLQSDAQQPPGVDLRIVQGNIPQEEKWAPENREATFARYVELSTQPGDFDVLLWPETAFPGFLDEDTEARDRIAAALPDGSMLLTGVPDRVPSEDGTRYFNTVQAFGETGRILTGYAKHHLVPFGEYVPFRGWLPIERLTAGLGDFTPGPGPRTLALPGVPLVAVAICYEIIFPSHVVDDLFRPDWIFNATNDAWFGTSIGPEQHLASARMRAVEEGLPVIRAANTGISAVIDANGDLVARLGNRETGIIDAALPSAHPSTLYARFGDWALLALIFTTWAVGLAAGLVGTHRCNKRTRTEKKSCW; translated from the coding sequence ATGGATCAGCGCGCGGCGTTCGATCAAGTCGTGAAACCGAAAATTCTGAACCGCATCGCTCTACGCCACCGTTTGCTTTCGCGGATGACGCTTGGTTTCGCCGCCGGGGCGCTGACCGTTCTGACTTTCCCGCCTTTCTCGCTTCTCCTGCTCGTTCCCGTTGCCTATTCCGCGTTCTTTGTCGGTCTTTGCGATCTCTCCCTAGGGCGTGCTTTCCTCGTCGGCTGGGCGTTTGGTCTTGGCCAGTTCGGTTTCGGGATTTCGTGGATTGCAGAGAGTTTCTACGTCGAGGCCGAGCGGTTCGGGGCGATGGCGATCCCGGCTGTCGCGGGATTGTCCGCAGGTCTCGCAATTTTCCCAGCCATTGCCGCAGCGCTCTTCGCCGAAATCGCGCGGCGCGGAGCCCTGGGTAGTCTCCTCGCCTGCCTCCTGTTCACGACCTCCTGGACCGCGACCGAGTGGTTGCGTGGTCACGTTCTGACAGGGTTTCCCTGGAACCTCGCCGGCTACGCACTTGCCGACTACGCCGCCCTTCGCCAGACCGCCGCCTGGGTCGGAAGCTATGGGTTAAGCTTTCTCAGCGTGTTCGTCGCGGCACTTCCCGGCGCGGCTGTCATGACGTCCGGGCGGCAACGATTGACCGTTTCGCTCATGGCGCTGGCCGGCATCGCGACGATGTGGGCTGTCGGTACGCTTCGCCTCCAGTCGGATGCACAACAGCCACCCGGTGTCGACCTGCGCATCGTCCAGGGCAACATTCCACAAGAGGAGAAATGGGCGCCCGAGAACCGCGAGGCGACCTTCGCGCGCTATGTTGAGCTTTCAACCCAGCCCGGCGATTTCGACGTACTTCTTTGGCCGGAAACCGCCTTTCCGGGTTTCCTCGATGAGGATACGGAGGCGCGGGATCGCATTGCCGCAGCGCTACCAGACGGCAGCATGCTGCTCACCGGGGTGCCGGACCGTGTACCGAGCGAGGATGGCACCCGATATTTCAACACGGTCCAGGCTTTTGGCGAGACCGGCAGAATCCTGACCGGATACGCGAAACACCATCTCGTACCCTTCGGCGAATATGTGCCATTCCGTGGCTGGTTGCCCATCGAGCGACTCACGGCGGGTCTGGGCGATTTTACGCCCGGACCGGGCCCGCGAACGCTTGCGCTTCCGGGTGTGCCCCTGGTCGCCGTGGCGATCTGCTATGAGATCATCTTCCCAAGCCATGTGGTCGACGACCTGTTCAGGCCGGACTGGATTTTCAACGCGACAAACGACGCCTGGTTCGGCACCAGCATCGGACCCGAGCAGCATCTGGCTTCCGCACGGATGCGCGCCGTAGAGGAAGGCCTTCCTGTCATCCGAGCCGCGAATACGGGCATCTCCGCGGTCATCGACGCGAACGGTGACCTCGTCGCGCGGCTCGGCAACAGAGAAACCGGTATAATAGATGCGGCTCTGCCCTCTGCTCATCCGTCAACGCTATATGCGCGCTTCGGCGACTGGGCGCTGCTGGCTCTCATCTTCACTACTTGGGCCGTGGGACTGGCTGCAGGTCTGGTCGGCACACACCGGTGCAACAAGAGAACACGAACGGAGAAAAAGTCATGCTGGTAA